One Malus domestica chromosome 11, GDT2T_hap1 genomic region harbors:
- the LOC103449200 gene encoding uncharacterized protein isoform X2 encodes MEDLGNNHRLDSISSAVRKKRSQTFRRPRPDSYTELHDQSPLSSTTPSDDQSKVSSDENAGCDANSKRKELSLNECMARGSSAAGNGKKSHKKDSKGGGCNSFYKNETGRNGSNNKRSDEGCLAPANGKSSSLMKDDLILESISDDAFNGRNGESPSTRLSGLDGCGNENKVKKVKLKVGGVTRTIQANSTLNGTTEGGSSTKTARLSDVSRPRQKQNLLGNSDDIHSPSDKKRGLKGIPWKDFSRSGVSLGRDNYSMGRTAGKNTSGKEGDISEPVRKSKRVPKRRVLDGDFGDEEEDDEIRYLEKLKISKVAAVYRDDDDESSRKHRKLSAVSNIDNASASRLDKDLKRKSRTDRVSGDTDYEEEQDSLSDGELEGKKKQKKEAVDSLMDGKKEMTLTTRQRALQSGKDAAPGSSLIEFPNGLPPAPSRKQKEKLTDVEQQLKKAEVAQRRRMQVEKAARESEAEAIRKILGQDSSRKKREDKIKKRQEEIAQERAANALTLPPNTIRTVMGPVGTIVTFSNDMGLPGLFDAKPCSYPPQRENCAGPSCTNPYKYRDSKSKLPLCSLKCYKAIQEKTAVENTC; translated from the exons ATGGAAGACTTGGGCAATAATCATAGACTGGACAGTATAAGCAGTGCTGTAAGAAAGAAGAGAAGTCAAACGTTTCGTCGACCTCGACCTGATTCATATACTGAACTCCATGATCAGTCACCGTTGTCATCAACTACACCTTCAGATGATCAGAGCAAGGTCTCTAGTGATGAGAATGCAGGTTGTGATGCCAATTCGAAGAGAAAAGAATTAAGTCTTAATGAATGCATGGCCAGGGGGTCTTCTGCAGCAGGTAATGGCAAAAAATCTCACAAAAAGGATAGTAAGGGTGGAGGATGTAATTCGTTTTACAAGAATGAGACAGGACGAAATGGGAGCAATAACAAGCGTTCTGACGAAGGTTGCCTTGCCCCTGCTAATGGGAAGAGCTCAAGCTTAATGAAGGATGATTTGATATTGGAGTCAATAAGTGATGATGCATTTAATGGGAGAAATGGTGAAAGTCCAAGTACTAGGTTGTCAGGGTTAGATGGATGTGGAAATGAGAACAAGGTTAAAAAGGTTAAGCTCAAGGTTGGTGGTGTCACACGAACAATTCAGGCCAACTCTACATTGAATGGTACAACGGAGGGTGGGTCTTCTACAAAGACTGCTCGATTGTCAGATGTGTCTAGACCACGGCAGAAGCAAAATCTTCTG GGAAATTCGGACGATATTCATTCTCCTTCGGATAAGAAGCGAGGCTTAAAAGGAATTCCATGGAAGGATTTCTCAAGAAGTGGTGTTAGTCTTGGCAGAGATAATTATTCGATGGGCAGGACAGCAGGAAAGAATACCTCTGGAAAGGAAGGCGATATATCTGAACCAGTTCGTAAGAGCAAGCGAGTGCCTAAGAGGCGCGTCCTTGATGGAgattttggagatgaagaagagGATGATGAGATTCGGTATTTGGAGAAACTCAAAATATCGAAGGTTGCTGCAGTGTAtagagatgatgatgatgaatcaAGCAGGAAGCACAGAAAACTTTCTGCAGTTTCCAACATTGATAATGCCAGTGCATCAAGGTTGGATAAAGACCTTAAAAGGAAGTCAAGAACCGATAGAGTATCTGGAGACACTGATTATGAGGAAGAACAAGATTCTTTATCTGATGGGGAGCTTGAAGGTAAAAAGAAACAGAAGAAGGAAGCTGTTGACTCTTTGATGGATGGTAAGAAGGAAATGACTCTCACAACTCGTCAAAGGGCCCTTCAGTCGGGCAAAGATGCGGCCCCTGGTTCAAGCTTAATTGAGTTTCCTAACGGATTACCACCTGCACCATCTAGAA AGCAAAAGGAGAAACTTACAGATGTGGAGCAGCAACTGAAGAAAGCTGAGGTTGCTCAGAGACGAAGAATGCAGGTTGAGAAGGCTGCTAGGGAATCAGAG GCTGAGGCTATTAGAAAAATTCTCGGTCAAGATTCCAGCAGGAAGAAGCGAGAAGACAAGATAAAGAAGCGACAAGAGGAAATTGCACAG GAGAGGGCGGCTAATGCGTTGACACTTCCGCCAAACACCATCAGAACTGTGATGGGCCCTGTGGGTACTATAGTGACATTCTCCAACGACATGGGTCTCCCCGGTTTATTTGATGCTAAACCCTGCAG CTATCCTCCTCAGCGTGAGAATTGTGCGGGTCCATCGTGTACCAATCCATACAAGTATAGGGATTCTAAGTCCAAGCTTCCTCTTTGCAGTCTTAAGTGCTACAAGGCAATCCAGGAAAAGACGGCAGTAGAAAATACATGCTAA
- the LOC103449200 gene encoding actin cytoskeleton-regulatory complex protein pan1-like isoform X1 gives MEDLGNNHRLDSISSAVRKKRSQTFRRPRPDSYTELHDQSPLSSTTPSDDQSKVSSDENAGCDANSKRKELSLNECMARGSSAAGNGKKSHKKDSKGGGCNSFYKNETGRNGSNNKRSDEGCLAPANGKSSSLMKDDLILESISDDAFNGRNGESPSTRLSGLDGCGNENKVKKVKLKVGGVTRTIQANSTLNGTTEGGSSTKTARLSDVSRPRQKQNLLQGNSDDIHSPSDKKRGLKGIPWKDFSRSGVSLGRDNYSMGRTAGKNTSGKEGDISEPVRKSKRVPKRRVLDGDFGDEEEDDEIRYLEKLKISKVAAVYRDDDDESSRKHRKLSAVSNIDNASASRLDKDLKRKSRTDRVSGDTDYEEEQDSLSDGELEGKKKQKKEAVDSLMDGKKEMTLTTRQRALQSGKDAAPGSSLIEFPNGLPPAPSRKQKEKLTDVEQQLKKAEVAQRRRMQVEKAARESEAEAIRKILGQDSSRKKREDKIKKRQEEIAQERAANALTLPPNTIRTVMGPVGTIVTFSNDMGLPGLFDAKPCSYPPQRENCAGPSCTNPYKYRDSKSKLPLCSLKCYKAIQEKTAVENTC, from the exons ATGGAAGACTTGGGCAATAATCATAGACTGGACAGTATAAGCAGTGCTGTAAGAAAGAAGAGAAGTCAAACGTTTCGTCGACCTCGACCTGATTCATATACTGAACTCCATGATCAGTCACCGTTGTCATCAACTACACCTTCAGATGATCAGAGCAAGGTCTCTAGTGATGAGAATGCAGGTTGTGATGCCAATTCGAAGAGAAAAGAATTAAGTCTTAATGAATGCATGGCCAGGGGGTCTTCTGCAGCAGGTAATGGCAAAAAATCTCACAAAAAGGATAGTAAGGGTGGAGGATGTAATTCGTTTTACAAGAATGAGACAGGACGAAATGGGAGCAATAACAAGCGTTCTGACGAAGGTTGCCTTGCCCCTGCTAATGGGAAGAGCTCAAGCTTAATGAAGGATGATTTGATATTGGAGTCAATAAGTGATGATGCATTTAATGGGAGAAATGGTGAAAGTCCAAGTACTAGGTTGTCAGGGTTAGATGGATGTGGAAATGAGAACAAGGTTAAAAAGGTTAAGCTCAAGGTTGGTGGTGTCACACGAACAATTCAGGCCAACTCTACATTGAATGGTACAACGGAGGGTGGGTCTTCTACAAAGACTGCTCGATTGTCAGATGTGTCTAGACCACGGCAGAAGCAAAATCTTCTG CAGGGAAATTCGGACGATATTCATTCTCCTTCGGATAAGAAGCGAGGCTTAAAAGGAATTCCATGGAAGGATTTCTCAAGAAGTGGTGTTAGTCTTGGCAGAGATAATTATTCGATGGGCAGGACAGCAGGAAAGAATACCTCTGGAAAGGAAGGCGATATATCTGAACCAGTTCGTAAGAGCAAGCGAGTGCCTAAGAGGCGCGTCCTTGATGGAgattttggagatgaagaagagGATGATGAGATTCGGTATTTGGAGAAACTCAAAATATCGAAGGTTGCTGCAGTGTAtagagatgatgatgatgaatcaAGCAGGAAGCACAGAAAACTTTCTGCAGTTTCCAACATTGATAATGCCAGTGCATCAAGGTTGGATAAAGACCTTAAAAGGAAGTCAAGAACCGATAGAGTATCTGGAGACACTGATTATGAGGAAGAACAAGATTCTTTATCTGATGGGGAGCTTGAAGGTAAAAAGAAACAGAAGAAGGAAGCTGTTGACTCTTTGATGGATGGTAAGAAGGAAATGACTCTCACAACTCGTCAAAGGGCCCTTCAGTCGGGCAAAGATGCGGCCCCTGGTTCAAGCTTAATTGAGTTTCCTAACGGATTACCACCTGCACCATCTAGAA AGCAAAAGGAGAAACTTACAGATGTGGAGCAGCAACTGAAGAAAGCTGAGGTTGCTCAGAGACGAAGAATGCAGGTTGAGAAGGCTGCTAGGGAATCAGAG GCTGAGGCTATTAGAAAAATTCTCGGTCAAGATTCCAGCAGGAAGAAGCGAGAAGACAAGATAAAGAAGCGACAAGAGGAAATTGCACAG GAGAGGGCGGCTAATGCGTTGACACTTCCGCCAAACACCATCAGAACTGTGATGGGCCCTGTGGGTACTATAGTGACATTCTCCAACGACATGGGTCTCCCCGGTTTATTTGATGCTAAACCCTGCAG CTATCCTCCTCAGCGTGAGAATTGTGCGGGTCCATCGTGTACCAATCCATACAAGTATAGGGATTCTAAGTCCAAGCTTCCTCTTTGCAGTCTTAAGTGCTACAAGGCAATCCAGGAAAAGACGGCAGTAGAAAATACATGCTAA